In one Chloroflexota bacterium genomic region, the following are encoded:
- a CDS encoding YtxH domain-containing protein — protein MADNGSNGWEFAAGFFIGGVVGGLLGAAAALLMAPQAGEDTRAMLREKGIELRDQAEDLSAEARKRAEEASAEARKRAEEASSGLRERSKSLSESARVTLDDRMAQVKEAYETGKQAAEKKMDELRQGIHNPDATTPGASA, from the coding sequence ATGGCGGACAACGGGAGCAACGGCTGGGAATTTGCCGCGGGGTTTTTTATCGGCGGCGTGGTCGGCGGTTTGCTGGGCGCGGCGGCGGCGCTGCTGATGGCCCCGCAGGCCGGCGAAGATACCCGCGCGATGCTGCGCGAAAAGGGCATTGAACTGCGCGACCAGGCCGAAGACCTGTCGGCCGAAGCGCGCAAGCGGGCCGAGGAAGCGTCAGCCGAAGCGCGCAAGCGCGCGGAGGAAGCGTCGTCCGGTCTGCGCGAGCGCTCCAAGTCGCTGTCGGAAAGCGCGCGCGTTACGCTGGACGACCGGATGGCGCAGGTCAAGGAAGCGTACGAGACGGGCAAGCAGGCCGCCGAGAAGAAAATGGACGAACTGCGGCAGGGCATTCACAACCCGGACGCGACGACGCCCGGCGCCTCGGCGTAA